In a genomic window of Bradyrhizobium sp. LLZ17:
- a CDS encoding NAD(P)/FAD-dependent oxidoreductase translates to MNTRLPLPPSLYADTAVAPVATPPLDTDSTVSVAIIGGGYTGLSTALHLAEQGVEALVLEAQEPGWGASGNNGGHTNPGLKHDPDQIEADFGAELGRRMIAFSYGTTNFTHDLIRRYQIPCEARQNGTLRAAYNRSSAAAIEQTAQQCIRRGMPVTYLNREQLREMTGTDRYIGAMLDTRGGDLHPLSYARGLARAAISAGAKVHGETPALSLRREGTRWRIETPRAIVHADKVLLATNGFTDDLWPALRRTIVPVFSSIAATAPLSDEVARSIMPTRPVLYESGHITVYYRIDQHSRLLMGGRGPMRWINSPSDVAYLMRYAERLWPQLKGVSWTHGWNSRLAITKDHYPHVHEPAENILISLGCNGRGVALSTAMGAQLARRLVGGAKAELDMPLTGIKPIPMHAFWPVGVTTAVIAGRVRDRLGI, encoded by the coding sequence ATGAACACGCGTCTGCCCTTGCCGCCCTCGCTCTATGCCGACACCGCCGTGGCACCCGTCGCCACGCCGCCGCTCGACACGGACAGCACCGTCTCGGTCGCCATCATCGGCGGCGGCTACACCGGTCTCTCCACCGCGTTGCATCTGGCCGAGCAGGGCGTTGAGGCGCTGGTGCTGGAGGCGCAGGAGCCGGGCTGGGGCGCATCCGGCAACAATGGCGGCCACACCAATCCCGGATTGAAGCACGATCCCGATCAGATCGAAGCCGATTTCGGCGCCGAGCTCGGCCGCCGCATGATCGCGTTTTCCTACGGCACGACGAATTTCACCCACGACCTGATCCGGCGCTATCAGATCCCGTGCGAAGCGCGGCAGAACGGTACGCTGCGTGCCGCCTATAACAGATCGAGCGCAGCCGCGATCGAGCAGACAGCGCAGCAATGCATCCGTCGCGGCATGCCGGTGACGTATCTGAACCGCGAGCAGTTGCGCGAGATGACCGGCACCGACCGCTACATCGGCGCCATGCTGGATACGCGCGGCGGCGATCTGCATCCGCTGAGCTACGCCCGTGGCCTTGCGCGCGCCGCGATCTCCGCAGGCGCGAAGGTTCATGGCGAGACGCCGGCGCTGTCGCTGCGCCGCGAGGGCACGCGCTGGCGCATCGAGACGCCGCGCGCGATCGTGCATGCGGACAAGGTGCTGCTCGCGACCAACGGGTTCACCGACGACCTCTGGCCGGCGCTCCGCCGCACCATCGTGCCGGTGTTTTCGTCGATTGCCGCGACCGCACCTCTCTCCGATGAGGTCGCCCGCTCGATCATGCCGACGCGCCCCGTCCTCTACGAGAGCGGGCACATCACGGTCTATTACCGCATCGATCAGCATAGCCGTCTGTTGATGGGCGGCCGCGGCCCGATGCGCTGGATCAACTCGCCGAGCGACGTCGCCTATCTCATGCGTTACGCCGAGCGGCTGTGGCCGCAGCTCAAGGGCGTCAGCTGGACCCATGGCTGGAACAGCCGCCTCGCCATCACCAAGGACCATTATCCGCACGTGCATGAGCCGGCGGAGAACATCCTGATCTCGCTCGGCTGTAATGGTCGCGGCGTCGCGCTCTCGACCGCAATGGGCGCGCAGCTCGCGCGCCGCCTGGTCGGCGGCGCCAAGGCCGAGCTCGACATGCCCCTCACCGGCATCAAGCCGATCCCGATGCATGCGTTCTGGCCGGTGGGCGTGACCACGGCCGTGATCGCGGGTCGCGTGCGCGACCGACTGGGGATCTAG
- a CDS encoding amino acid ABC transporter permease: MKGFWHDAVEFFPILMSGVALTIIVTIGSLLLSTVLGLVWAMMRVSGIKVLSMLSASLINVIRGIPIIVLLFYLYFVMPDLGVTLSALQAAILGLGIAYSAYQAENFRAGIEAIDKGQIEAAQSIGMGWWLTMRRVVLPQAVRIVLPPYGNVMIMMLKDSSQASTITVAELALQGKLIASSTFKNTNVFTMVALMYLTMSIPLILLVRHFEERAGKK, encoded by the coding sequence ATGAAAGGCTTCTGGCACGACGCCGTCGAGTTCTTCCCGATCCTGATGAGCGGCGTCGCGCTGACGATCATCGTCACGATCGGCTCGCTGCTGCTCTCGACGGTGCTGGGCCTGGTCTGGGCGATGATGCGGGTCTCCGGTATCAAGGTCCTGTCGATGCTCAGCGCCAGCCTGATCAACGTGATCCGCGGCATTCCGATCATCGTGCTGTTGTTCTATCTCTATTTCGTGATGCCGGATCTCGGCGTGACGCTGTCCGCCTTGCAGGCGGCGATCCTCGGGCTCGGCATCGCCTACTCGGCCTACCAGGCCGAGAACTTCCGCGCCGGGATCGAGGCCATCGACAAAGGACAGATCGAGGCGGCGCAGTCGATCGGCATGGGCTGGTGGCTGACCATGCGCCGTGTTGTGCTGCCGCAGGCGGTGCGGATCGTGCTGCCGCCCTACGGCAACGTCATGATCATGATGCTGAAGGATTCCTCGCAAGCCTCCACCATCACGGTCGCCGAGCTCGCGCTTCAGGGCAAGCTGATCGCATCCTCGACCTTCAAGAACACCAACGTGTTCACGATGGTCGCGCTGATGTATCTGACCATGAGCATTCCGCTGATCCTGCTGGTCCGCCATTTCGAGGAGCGGGCGGGCAAGAAATGA
- a CDS encoding ABC transporter substrate-binding protein, with product MALKRFVQAAVAALAMSATLPVSAQQVLKVGSTPTGIPFTFLDTKTNTIQGIMVDLVTEIGKDAGFNVQIEPMQFSALIPSLTSSKIDIIAAAMFITAPRKEVVDFSNPIYTYGEGLVVPKADTKAYATQDDLKGETVGAQVGTAFVDALKKSGLFAEVKAYDTIPDILRDVNTGRLKAGYADYPILAYNLKQGGFPEVRLVDGYKPVTVGSVGIGVRKGDSALLGKINASLAKLKAAGTIDKILEKWGQKAQG from the coding sequence ATGGCGTTGAAGCGTTTTGTCCAGGCCGCAGTCGCGGCGCTCGCGATGTCGGCCACCCTGCCTGTCTCCGCGCAGCAGGTGCTGAAGGTCGGCTCGACGCCGACGGGCATTCCCTTCACCTTCCTCGACACCAAGACCAACACCATTCAAGGCATCATGGTCGATCTCGTCACCGAGATCGGCAAGGATGCCGGCTTCAACGTGCAGATCGAGCCGATGCAGTTCTCTGCCCTGATCCCGTCGCTGACCTCCAGCAAGATCGACATTATTGCGGCAGCGATGTTCATCACGGCGCCGCGCAAGGAGGTCGTCGACTTCTCCAACCCGATCTACACCTACGGCGAAGGCCTCGTGGTGCCAAAGGCCGACACCAAGGCCTATGCCACGCAGGACGATCTCAAGGGCGAGACTGTCGGCGCCCAGGTCGGCACCGCCTTCGTCGACGCGCTGAAGAAGTCCGGCCTGTTCGCCGAGGTCAAGGCCTACGACACCATCCCCGACATCCTGCGCGACGTGAACACCGGCCGCCTCAAGGCCGGCTACGCCGATTATCCGATCCTCGCCTACAATCTGAAGCAGGGCGGCTTCCCCGAGGTGCGTTTGGTCGACGGCTACAAGCCCGTCACCGTCGGCTCGGTCGGGATCGGCGTGCGCAAGGGCGACAGCGCGTTGCTCGGCAAGATCAACGCCTCGCTTGCCAAGCTGAAGGCCGCCGGCACCATCGACAAGATCCTCGAGAAGTGGGGCCAGAAGGCGCAGGGTTGA
- a CDS encoding helix-turn-helix domain-containing protein yields the protein MRKPAAAKPAKQVKAIARPAEPAMDVAVGRRIRDLRRVRRLSLETVAERTLLSIGFLSQIERGLSSPSLRVLATLADVLGVGIAALFGASPSGDAASDQVVTRGLQRPELKLWRTGVSKQLLSPASADNRLNLFLVHLEPGGSTGDELYTHDGEEAGLVLEGEMMLRVDSETWSLKTGDSFRFASRRPHRFSNPANDAKAVVLWVNCVTGSA from the coding sequence ATGCGCAAACCGGCCGCCGCAAAGCCGGCGAAGCAGGTGAAGGCGATCGCGAGGCCGGCCGAGCCCGCGATGGACGTCGCGGTCGGCCGCCGCATTCGCGATCTCCGCCGCGTCAGACGGCTCTCTCTCGAAACCGTCGCAGAGCGCACCTTGCTGTCAATCGGCTTTCTCAGCCAGATCGAGCGCGGCCTGTCCTCGCCCTCGCTGCGCGTGCTGGCGACGCTCGCAGACGTCCTCGGCGTCGGGATCGCCGCGCTGTTCGGCGCGAGCCCGAGCGGCGACGCCGCATCCGATCAGGTGGTGACGCGCGGATTGCAGCGGCCCGAGCTGAAACTCTGGCGCACCGGCGTCTCCAAGCAATTGCTCAGCCCGGCCAGCGCCGACAACCGGCTCAATCTCTTCCTGGTGCATCTGGAGCCGGGAGGCTCGACCGGCGACGAGCTCTACACCCATGACGGCGAGGAAGCCGGCCTCGTGCTCGAAGGCGAGATGATGCTGAGGGTGGACAGCGAGACGTGGTCGCTGAAGACCGGCGACAGCTTTCGGTTCGCAAGCCGGAGGCCGCACCGGTTTTCCAATCCGGCCAACGACGCGAAGGCCGTGGTGCTGTGGGTGAATTGCGTGACGGGGTCGGCGTAG